A genomic segment from Limosilactobacillus sp. encodes:
- the ndk gene encoding nucleoside-diphosphate kinase, giving the protein MVRDEYTLVLVKPDGVKTRHIGEIITRIERKGYKIEALKMIQPTEELLRQHYADKVDKPFFPDLLEYMTEGPIVGIVVSGTNVIKAIHNMAGATNPVEAEWGTIRGDYGREWPDGNLRNIVHTSDEPASATKEIHIWFPEFKFDQPDA; this is encoded by the coding sequence ATGGTTAGAGACGAATACACATTAGTTTTAGTAAAGCCAGATGGGGTCAAGACCCGTCACATTGGTGAAATCATCACCCGGATTGAACGCAAGGGCTACAAGATCGAAGCCCTGAAGATGATTCAGCCAACCGAGGAACTACTGCGTCAACACTACGCCGACAAGGTTGACAAGCCGTTCTTCCCGGACCTGCTGGAGTACATGACTGAAGGCCCGATCGTGGGAATCGTGGTCTCCGGGACTAACGTTATCAAGGCCATCCACAACATGGCCGGTGCTACCAACCCGGTTGAAGCCGAATGGGGAACGATTCGTGGTGACTATGGTCGTGAATGGCCAGATGGCAACCTGCGGAACATCGTCCACACTTCCGACGAACCGGCCAGTGCCACCAAGGAAATTCACATCTGGTTCCCAGAATTCAAGTTCGACCAACCAGACGCCTAA
- a CDS encoding AraC family transcriptional regulator, with protein sequence MDGEYRSLTGTSFESKILFIGQENCPPNYFFRGNNVRDNYVIHYILDGQGTFSSANRSAVTLKKGDIFLLPKGVPCFYQADGTNPWKYFWIGLSGTKIKTMLEGSQLLDRRYLRQVQGSQFYASLTQLFAALKNQSSLANDILVESLTYQMFYHLVTEYPAKVAKSSGRAADRLKLAVYYLQENYHDSKCNVEGLCHHLGLSRSYLYTLFKKNMNVSAQGYLTHLRMEGAIQLLKATDKTVQEIARQVGYRDEFTFSKAFKRYSGFSPSAFRQNKK encoded by the coding sequence ATGGATGGTGAATATCGAAGCCTAACGGGCACCAGCTTTGAAAGCAAGATTCTTTTCATCGGCCAGGAGAACTGCCCGCCGAACTACTTCTTTCGTGGCAATAACGTCCGCGACAACTACGTGATCCACTATATTTTGGACGGCCAGGGAACCTTTTCCTCCGCCAACCGGTCGGCCGTTACCCTGAAGAAGGGCGACATTTTCCTGCTCCCCAAGGGCGTTCCCTGCTTTTATCAGGCCGACGGGACGAATCCCTGGAAGTATTTCTGGATCGGCCTGTCCGGCACCAAGATCAAGACAATGCTTGAAGGATCGCAGCTGCTGGACAGGCGCTACCTGCGGCAAGTCCAGGGCAGTCAATTCTATGCCAGCCTCACCCAGCTCTTTGCCGCCCTTAAAAATCAGAGCTCGCTGGCCAACGACATCCTGGTCGAGTCCCTGACCTACCAAATGTTTTACCACCTGGTGACGGAATACCCAGCCAAGGTTGCCAAGTCAAGCGGCAGGGCTGCCGACCGGCTAAAACTGGCAGTTTACTACCTACAAGAAAACTATCATGACAGCAAGTGCAACGTTGAAGGTCTCTGTCACCACCTCGGGCTGTCACGGAGCTACCTCTACACCCTCTTCAAGAAAAACATGAACGTTTCCGCGCAGGGCTACCTCACCCACCTGCGAATGGAAGGGGCGATCCAGCTCCTCAAGGCCACCGACAAAACGGTCCAGGAGATTGCTCGGCAGGTCGGCTACCGCGACGAATTCACCTTTTCCAAGGCCTTCAAACGTTACAGTGGCTTCAGTCCCTCGGCCTTTCGCCAAAACAAAAAGTGA
- a CDS encoding alpha-galactosidase — MGIHVNEEQQLFHLQTAKTSYIFKILENGQAGQLYYGPKIPVKKDYQNLASREEHDCTNTLTVDQGDFQLELIKQEYAGLGKGDYRYPAYQITYPNGSRISEFAYAGYKLAKGKKRLGDLPSTFDDQGDDAQTLTVRFKDELANVRLDLHYTVFEKEDVIVRSATFTNHGEPITLNRALSAQLDLPDSDYDMLQFSGTWARERHLIRTHLRSGVQSISSLRDASSHQQNPFFILARPHTDNNQGAAFGFNFVYSGNFLDSVEVDQFDTTRVLVGINPDEFGWHLDDGDSFQTPEAVMTYTDQGLNQLSQQLGSFYADHLINPHFAHEERPILINNWEATFMDFNEAKLMPIVKKAHELGIEMFVLDDGWFGHRDNDRSSLGDWFVDQKKFTNGISGFAKKVHEQGLKFGLWFEPEMISIDSKLYEKHPDWMIATPGRQSTPARNQYVLDMTRPEVVDYLVDHISAIIKQTKLDYIKWDMNRNITEMYGSKLSADRQLEFAHRYILGVYQLYSRLTTAFPKVLFESCASGGGRFDLGMMYYAPQAWCSDDTDAVERIKIQEGTSYGYTPSMWGAHVSAVPNDQVGRLTSIETRAAVAYFGDFGYELDITKLPADQLATIKKQVAFYKQYRHLFQQGTFYRLENPDTASQNVYGWQVVSADKKEAVAARFQILNGANPAYIRFYFQGLDPDKTYTVNGGKEKFSGAELMHVGYFVPRIMDRTKPEKDPSDFSARLFVVKEA, encoded by the coding sequence ATGGGTATTCATGTCAATGAAGAACAGCAGCTTTTTCATCTCCAGACGGCCAAGACCAGCTACATTTTCAAGATCTTGGAAAACGGTCAGGCCGGGCAACTCTACTACGGCCCAAAGATTCCGGTCAAAAAGGACTACCAGAACCTGGCCAGCCGTGAGGAACACGACTGTACCAACACCCTGACCGTGGACCAGGGCGATTTCCAACTGGAACTGATTAAGCAGGAATACGCCGGCCTGGGCAAGGGCGACTACCGCTACCCGGCTTACCAGATTACCTACCCAAACGGTTCCCGGATCAGTGAGTTTGCCTACGCGGGTTACAAGCTGGCAAAGGGGAAGAAGCGTCTCGGTGACCTGCCGTCCACCTTCGATGACCAGGGCGACGATGCCCAGACACTGACGGTACGGTTCAAGGACGAGCTTGCTAACGTCCGGCTCGACCTGCACTACACCGTCTTTGAAAAGGAAGACGTGATCGTCCGCAGCGCCACCTTCACCAACCACGGTGAACCAATCACCTTGAACCGGGCCCTGAGCGCCCAACTGGACCTGCCGGACAGTGACTACGACATGCTGCAGTTCTCGGGGACCTGGGCCCGGGAGCGGCACCTGATTCGCACCCACCTACGTTCCGGCGTCCAAAGCATCAGTAGCCTGCGGGACGCCTCCAGCCACCAGCAGAACCCGTTCTTCATTCTGGCCCGTCCCCACACCGATAATAACCAGGGAGCGGCATTCGGCTTCAACTTCGTCTATTCCGGCAACTTCCTGGATTCAGTCGAGGTCGACCAGTTCGACACCACCCGGGTCCTGGTGGGGATCAACCCGGACGAGTTTGGCTGGCACTTAGACGATGGCGATAGCTTCCAGACGCCGGAAGCCGTAATGACCTACACGGACCAGGGGCTCAACCAGCTTAGTCAGCAGCTCGGCAGCTTTTACGCCGACCACCTGATCAACCCGCACTTTGCCCACGAGGAGCGGCCAATCCTGATTAACAACTGGGAGGCCACCTTCATGGACTTCAACGAGGCCAAACTGATGCCAATCGTCAAGAAGGCGCACGAACTCGGCATCGAAATGTTTGTCCTGGATGATGGCTGGTTCGGCCACCGGGACAACGACCGGTCCAGCCTCGGCGACTGGTTCGTCGATCAAAAGAAGTTCACCAACGGGATCAGTGGCTTTGCCAAGAAGGTCCACGAACAGGGACTGAAGTTTGGCCTCTGGTTTGAGCCGGAAATGATCTCCATCGACAGCAAGCTCTACGAAAAGCACCCCGACTGGATGATCGCCACGCCGGGTCGGCAGAGCACGCCGGCACGGAACCAGTACGTTCTCGACATGACCCGGCCGGAAGTAGTGGACTACCTGGTGGACCACATCAGTGCAATCATCAAGCAGACCAAGCTCGACTACATCAAGTGGGACATGAACCGGAACATTACGGAGATGTACGGTAGCAAGCTGAGTGCGGACCGCCAGCTGGAATTTGCCCACCGTTACATTCTGGGCGTCTACCAGCTTTACAGTCGCCTGACCACTGCCTTCCCGAAGGTGCTCTTTGAATCCTGTGCCTCCGGTGGTGGTCGGTTCGACCTGGGGATGATGTACTATGCACCGCAGGCCTGGTGCAGTGACGACACCGATGCCGTGGAGCGGATCAAGATCCAGGAGGGGACCTCCTACGGCTACACGCCATCGATGTGGGGTGCCCACGTTTCCGCCGTGCCGAATGACCAGGTGGGCCGGTTGACCTCGATCGAGACCCGGGCGGCCGTGGCCTACTTCGGCGACTTCGGCTACGAGCTCGACATCACCAAGCTGCCGGCCGATCAGTTGGCAACGATTAAGAAGCAGGTGGCCTTCTACAAGCAGTACCGGCACCTCTTCCAGCAGGGGACCTTCTACCGGCTGGAGAATCCGGACACCGCTAGCCAGAATGTTTATGGCTGGCAGGTTGTCAGTGCCGACAAGAAGGAAGCCGTTGCGGCCCGTTTCCAGATCTTAAACGGTGCCAACCCGGCCTACATCCGCTTCTACTTCCAAGGCCTCGATCCGGACAAGACCTACACCGTCAACGGCGGCAAGGAGAAGTTCTCGGGAGCCGAATTAATGCACGTCGGCTACTTTGTTCCGCGGATCATGGACCGGACCAAGCCGGAGAAGGATCCATCCGACTTCAGTGCCCGCCTCTTCGTGGTCAAGGAAGCTTAA
- a CDS encoding transposase translates to MATKPEIQAAIKNGNEVVADFQEHSTGRLNLWTSIVDLSQNYVITAEAQKRVGTGITTAIICHLPFAHFDYDDYVQVLMGLQQHWDVPVLCHAFPRQKLNNLRRKYGSRIIRDDIVRRYR, encoded by the coding sequence ATGGCAACCAAACCGGAAATTCAGGCAGCGATTAAGAATGGCAATGAGGTCGTCGCCGACTTCCAAGAGCACTCAACAGGGCGGCTGAACCTCTGGACGTCAATCGTCGACCTCAGCCAGAACTACGTGATCACTGCCGAGGCCCAGAAGCGGGTTGGCACCGGGATCACCACCGCGATCATCTGCCACCTCCCCTTTGCTCATTTTGATTATGACGACTACGTTCAGGTTTTGATGGGCCTGCAGCAGCACTGGGACGTGCCGGTGCTCTGCCACGCCTTTCCCCGCCAAAAGCTCAACAATTTGCGCCGCAAATACGGCAGCCGGATCATCCGGGATGATATCGTCCGCCGCTATCGTTAA
- a CDS encoding Y-family DNA polymerase, protein MATYLAIDLKSFYASAECADLGFDPLNVNLVVADATRTSKTICLAVSPALKRFGLPGRPRLFEVEQRVAELNRERAKQAPDHRLAPWGSIYRDDLLANPTFKIEYKVVAPRMAFYLQRSAEVYEIYLRYLPPAKIHPYSIDEVMMDVTDYLQTHHVTAHDLAKEIIQVIQAETHITATAGIGDNLYLAKVAMDIVAKRIPADEDGVRIAEMDEQKYRHYLWAHEPLTDFWRVGRGYAKRLAKLGLHTMGDIARCSLGKLSDPQNEETLYQEFGKNAELLIDHAWGYESATIDDIKNYRSNNHGIYSSIVLPRPYRFNEGRIVVSEMVNMLCLQMVKRDLVATDFSLAVDYDVESLHTGNNYHGAITKDFYGRDVPHPEHRAFSFAVPTASTTELTKHFLEAYDQHFNRQLLSRRVTVTANHLLTRQKAQEQTYAEQLDLFSDPHQVVKEAREKQAIRDQDYRLQKLILKMHQDFGKNSIIRAADLKDGAVAKKRNKEIGGHKA, encoded by the coding sequence ATGGCAACCTACCTGGCAATTGACCTCAAATCCTTCTACGCTTCGGCCGAGTGTGCCGACCTCGGTTTCGACCCGCTCAACGTGAACCTGGTGGTTGCCGACGCCACCCGCACCAGCAAGACGATCTGCCTCGCTGTCTCGCCGGCCCTCAAGCGCTTCGGGTTGCCCGGCCGGCCGCGATTATTCGAGGTCGAGCAGCGGGTGGCCGAGCTCAATCGGGAGCGGGCCAAGCAAGCTCCCGATCACCGACTGGCCCCCTGGGGATCGATCTACCGGGACGATCTCCTGGCCAATCCGACCTTCAAGATCGAATACAAAGTGGTGGCCCCACGGATGGCCTTTTACCTGCAGCGCAGCGCTGAGGTTTACGAGATCTACCTCCGTTACCTCCCGCCAGCCAAGATTCACCCCTATTCAATCGACGAGGTGATGATGGACGTCACCGACTACCTCCAGACCCATCACGTCACCGCCCATGACCTCGCCAAGGAGATCATCCAGGTGATCCAGGCTGAGACCCACATCACGGCCACCGCCGGCATCGGCGACAACCTCTACCTGGCCAAGGTGGCGATGGACATCGTGGCCAAACGGATCCCGGCCGATGAAGACGGTGTCCGGATCGCCGAAATGGACGAACAAAAGTACCGGCATTACCTGTGGGCCCACGAACCGCTCACCGACTTCTGGCGGGTCGGCCGGGGCTATGCCAAAAGATTGGCAAAACTTGGCTTGCACACGATGGGCGACATCGCCCGCTGCTCCCTCGGTAAGTTGTCCGATCCCCAAAACGAGGAGACCCTCTACCAAGAATTTGGCAAGAACGCCGAGCTCCTGATCGACCATGCCTGGGGCTACGAATCCGCCACGATCGACGACATCAAGAATTACCGGTCCAACAACCACGGGATCTATTCCAGCATCGTCCTCCCCCGCCCCTACCGGTTTAACGAGGGCCGCATCGTGGTTTCGGAAATGGTCAACATGCTCTGCCTGCAAATGGTTAAGCGGGATCTGGTCGCCACCGACTTTTCCCTGGCCGTCGACTATGACGTTGAGTCTCTGCACACTGGCAACAACTACCACGGCGCAATCACCAAGGACTTCTACGGCCGGGACGTCCCCCACCCGGAGCACCGGGCCTTTTCCTTTGCGGTGCCGACCGCTTCGACGACCGAACTGACCAAGCACTTCCTGGAGGCCTACGACCAGCACTTTAATCGTCAACTCCTGAGCCGCCGGGTGACGGTGACCGCCAACCACCTGCTCACCCGCCAGAAGGCCCAGGAACAGACCTACGCCGAGCAGCTCGACCTCTTCAGCGACCCGCACCAGGTTGTCAAGGAGGCCCGAGAAAAGCAGGCAATCCGCGACCAAGACTACCGGCTGCAAAAGCTAATCCTCAAGATGCACCAGGACTTCGGAAAGAATTCAATCATTCGCGCGGCCGATCTCAAGGACGGGGCCGTCGCCAAGAAACGCAACAAAGAGATTGGGGGCCACAAGGCATAA
- the trpS gene encoding tryptophan--tRNA ligase, with protein MTEKKHVILTGDRPTGKLHIGHYVGSLKNRVALQNTGKYDTYIMIADQQALTDNARDPEKIRHSLHQVALDYLAVGIDPKKSTILVQSQIPALNELTMHYLNLVTVARLKRNPTVKTEIKQKKFGESVPAGFFIYPVSQAADITAFKADTVPVGDDQEPMLEQTREIVRTFNRIYQQDILVEPEGVFPPKGEGRIPGLDGNAKMSKSLGNCIYLSDDADTIQKKVMSMYTDPTHIKVSDPGHVEGNTVFTYLDIFDPDKDYVAQLKEQYQAGGLGDVKIKRHLNDVLQEILRPIRERREHYAANLDYVDQVLTEGSAKANEVANQTLKEVRDAIGINYFG; from the coding sequence ATGACTGAAAAGAAACACGTAATTTTAACTGGTGATCGACCAACTGGCAAGCTGCACATCGGACACTACGTTGGTTCCCTGAAGAACCGGGTGGCCCTGCAGAATACCGGCAAGTACGATACCTACATCATGATCGCCGACCAGCAGGCACTGACCGACAACGCCCGCGATCCCGAGAAGATCCGCCACAGCCTCCACCAAGTGGCCCTCGACTACCTAGCTGTCGGCATCGATCCGAAGAAGTCCACGATTCTGGTTCAGTCCCAGATTCCGGCCTTAAATGAACTGACGATGCACTACCTTAACCTGGTTACGGTTGCCCGGCTGAAGCGGAACCCGACCGTCAAGACCGAGATCAAGCAGAAGAAATTCGGCGAGAGCGTACCGGCCGGCTTCTTCATCTACCCGGTTAGCCAGGCGGCCGACATCACGGCCTTCAAGGCGGACACCGTGCCGGTTGGTGATGACCAGGAACCAATGCTGGAGCAGACCCGGGAAATCGTCCGGACCTTCAACCGGATTTACCAGCAGGACATCCTGGTTGAACCAGAGGGGGTCTTCCCGCCAAAGGGTGAGGGGCGGATCCCAGGCCTGGACGGCAACGCCAAGATGAGTAAGTCCCTGGGCAACTGCATCTACCTGTCCGACGACGCCGACACGATCCAAAAGAAGGTCATGTCGATGTACACCGACCCGACCCACATTAAGGTCAGCGATCCCGGTCACGTTGAGGGCAACACTGTCTTCACCTACCTGGACATCTTTGACCCGGACAAGGACTACGTGGCCCAACTGAAGGAACAGTACCAAGCGGGTGGCCTCGGTGACGTCAAGATCAAGCGTCACTTAAACGACGTCCTCCAAGAAATCCTGCGGCCAATCCGGGAACGGCGCGAACACTACGCGGCTAACCTGGACTATGTTGACCAGGTCCTAACTGAAGGCTCCGCCAAGGCCAATGAGGTTGCCAACCAGACCTTGAAGGAAGTTCGTGACGCCATCGGCATCAATTACTTTGGCTAA
- a CDS encoding Ppx/GppA family phosphatase codes for MENLAIVDLGSNSARMAITEIAPDGRFREIKRVKENTRLSEGMGREKMLQEGAMDRTIAALKRFKKIYEGMPNTQVRAITTAAVRQAHNRQEFLDRVQKEVGINLQVLSGKKEAYYDYLGVIRTMKLNHCLILDVGGASCELVLVQQRRARDLISIPVGAVTLSEQFHLNGYVRSADLFRAQVAMNERLTKIPWLRYATRVPIVLLGGANRTLARMTWAYHHRHRRQHSIHGYQISSRVVFATYRELLNRNLAQRKRMVGLEADRADIIVGGMLPLVSLLQRNSDGRVIFSESGVREGIITEYVNQRKRQHD; via the coding sequence GTGGAAAACCTCGCGATTGTTGACCTGGGCTCGAATTCGGCCCGGATGGCCATTACGGAGATTGCCCCGGATGGCCGTTTTCGGGAAATCAAACGGGTAAAGGAAAACACCCGTCTGTCCGAGGGCATGGGCCGGGAAAAAATGCTCCAGGAAGGGGCGATGGACCGGACAATTGCCGCCCTCAAGCGCTTCAAGAAGATCTATGAGGGGATGCCCAACACCCAGGTCCGCGCCATCACGACGGCGGCGGTCCGTCAGGCGCATAACCGGCAGGAGTTCTTGGACCGGGTCCAAAAGGAAGTTGGCATTAATCTTCAAGTCCTGTCGGGCAAGAAGGAAGCCTACTACGACTACCTAGGTGTGATCCGCACCATGAAGTTGAACCACTGTTTAATTTTGGATGTTGGTGGCGCGAGCTGTGAGCTGGTCCTGGTTCAGCAGCGGCGCGCCCGGGACCTGATTTCCATTCCGGTCGGGGCAGTGACCCTGTCGGAGCAGTTTCACCTGAATGGCTACGTTCGCTCGGCCGACCTCTTTCGGGCCCAGGTAGCGATGAACGAACGGTTGACGAAGATTCCCTGGCTGCGCTATGCAACCCGGGTGCCGATCGTCCTGCTTGGCGGTGCCAACCGGACCCTGGCCCGGATGACCTGGGCCTATCATCACCGGCACCGGCGTCAGCACTCCATCCACGGCTACCAGATTTCGTCCCGGGTCGTCTTTGCGACCTACCGGGAGCTCTTGAACCGCAACCTCGCCCAGCGTAAGCGGATGGTGGGCCTGGAAGCCGACCGGGCCGACATCATCGTCGGTGGGATGCTGCCGCTGGTGAGCCTTTTGCAACGCAACAGCGACGGCCGGGTGATCTTTTCCGAAAGCGGCGTGCGGGAAGGAATCATCACGGAATACGTGAACCAAAGGAAGCGACAGCATGACTGA
- a CDS encoding hydroxymethylglutaryl-CoA reductase, degradative, with protein MTDWQHGFYKLDPQTRRERLVHGLKLPASVVEQLASGASPLGNELVENYLTDYSLPEGVGLNLVVNGQQYVVPMVVEEPSVIAAASNGAQRVARSGGFHASKQSRELVGQVVLTDVDDVAATKEKILGQAAHLLAVANAAHPSMQRRGGGAKHLTVRTPGDFVSVDLGIDVCQAMGANSVNTMAEAVARELTAQGYHVLVAILSNFATNSLQTVACDVDFAQLATAKMNGRTVAERIARLSDLAQVDPYRAATHNKGIMNGIDAVMIASGNDWRAIESGAHAYAARDGHYRGLSTWRVKATGLHGELTLPLPVGVVGGSIGLNPQTKLNFQISAIQTAEELAAVTASIGLAQNLAALRALATTGIQAGHMKLQYRSLAASVGATPAEVSQVAAKLAESDHVDQERARQVLQAIRKEQK; from the coding sequence ATGACTGATTGGCAGCACGGCTTTTACAAGCTCGATCCCCAGACGCGGCGGGAACGCCTGGTGCACGGCCTTAAACTGCCGGCCAGCGTCGTCGAGCAGCTAGCCTCGGGGGCCTCGCCCTTGGGCAACGAGCTGGTGGAAAACTACCTGACCGACTATTCACTGCCCGAGGGAGTGGGTCTCAACCTGGTCGTTAACGGGCAACAATACGTGGTTCCAATGGTGGTTGAGGAGCCGTCGGTAATTGCGGCGGCTTCCAACGGCGCTCAGCGGGTAGCCCGGTCAGGTGGCTTTCATGCCTCCAAACAATCCCGTGAGCTGGTCGGCCAGGTCGTCCTGACCGACGTTGACGATGTTGCGGCCACTAAAGAAAAAATCCTTGGCCAGGCCGCCCACCTGCTGGCGGTTGCCAATGCCGCCCACCCGTCGATGCAGCGCCGGGGTGGCGGGGCCAAGCACCTGACCGTTCGCACCCCAGGCGATTTCGTCAGTGTCGACCTCGGCATTGATGTTTGCCAGGCGATGGGGGCCAACAGCGTCAATACGATGGCCGAGGCGGTGGCCCGCGAGCTGACCGCTCAGGGCTACCACGTGCTGGTGGCGATCCTCAGCAACTTTGCCACGAATAGTCTCCAGACAGTGGCCTGCGACGTTGACTTTGCTCAGTTGGCAACGGCCAAGATGAACGGGCGGACGGTGGCCGAGCGGATCGCCCGGTTAAGCGACCTTGCCCAGGTAGATCCATACCGGGCCGCCACCCATAACAAGGGGATCATGAACGGTATCGACGCCGTCATGATCGCCAGCGGCAATGATTGGCGGGCCATCGAGAGCGGTGCCCACGCCTACGCCGCCCGTGACGGTCACTATCGGGGCCTGTCTACCTGGCGGGTTAAAGCAACTGGCCTGCACGGCGAGCTGACCCTGCCGTTGCCGGTCGGGGTGGTTGGCGGTTCGATCGGCCTCAATCCCCAAACCAAGCTTAATTTTCAAATCAGCGCAATTCAGACGGCCGAGGAACTGGCGGCGGTAACCGCCAGCATCGGCCTCGCCCAGAACCTGGCCGCCCTGCGCGCCCTGGCGACGACCGGTATTCAGGCCGGCCACATGAAACTGCAGTACCGTTCGCTGGCGGCCAGCGTCGGTGCCACCCCGGCCGAGGTTTCACAGGTCGCGGCCAAATTGGCCGAGAGCGACCACGTCGACCAGGAACGGGCGCGTCAAGTTCTCCAAGCGATTAGAAAGGAACAAAAATGA
- a CDS encoding IpaB/EvcA family protein, giving the protein MTEEKIELNDTNKALLEEINSLYPDGTVFVQFHGEKAGYVRHDQATQKTLPGGLFIIVTDLTAPNYTASHELLHLLMLLQGFPQIFFQLSLGDKELDEQMMIMSTDLYNVAMHRVVVAEQRKHGLINDQIEELYFKGIEHTLTKEGAKDDDERALRLLTLLDALVFYGEDLPKFETRLQENYPLALAAAKKIYQKIAAKPIKSPFDMRRTIVRLYGLFDEQMQEWGMPALHNNEYTTVSPVLSARQLRLEMRQVFEIFHSDMKERGTNRRAYVGLRRNDHQNSFTMAAPQPETPEAFKKIYGMPVQKFLEEHSIPYIVRK; this is encoded by the coding sequence ATGACCGAAGAAAAGATTGAATTAAACGATACCAACAAGGCACTGCTGGAAGAGATCAATTCCCTCTACCCGGACGGGACGGTCTTTGTTCAGTTTCATGGTGAAAAGGCCGGCTATGTCCGTCACGACCAGGCAACGCAGAAGACCCTGCCCGGCGGCCTCTTCATCATTGTGACCGACCTGACGGCACCGAACTACACGGCCAGTCACGAGCTGCTGCACCTCTTGATGCTGCTCCAGGGCTTCCCGCAGATCTTCTTCCAGCTTTCCCTTGGCGACAAGGAACTCGACGAGCAGATGATGATCATGTCGACCGACCTCTACAACGTGGCCATGCACCGGGTGGTCGTGGCCGAGCAGCGCAAGCACGGCTTGATCAATGACCAGATCGAGGAGCTCTACTTCAAGGGAATCGAGCACACCCTGACCAAGGAAGGGGCAAAGGACGATGACGAACGGGCCCTGCGCCTGCTGACTCTCCTGGACGCCCTGGTCTTCTATGGAGAGGACCTGCCGAAGTTTGAGACGCGGCTTCAGGAAAACTACCCACTGGCTTTGGCAGCCGCAAAGAAGATCTATCAGAAGATCGCGGCCAAGCCGATCAAGTCTCCGTTTGACATGCGGCGGACGATCGTGCGGCTTTACGGTCTCTTTGATGAACAAATGCAGGAATGGGGGATGCCGGCCCTGCACAACAACGAGTACACCACCGTTTCACCGGTGCTGAGTGCCCGCCAATTGCGCCTGGAGATGCGCCAGGTCTTCGAAATTTTCCATTCCGACATGAAGGAGCGGGGGACCAACCGGCGGGCCTACGTTGGGCTGCGGCGCAACGATCACCAGAATTCGTTTACGATGGCCGCTCCACAGCCGGAGACGCCGGAAGCCTTCAAGAAGATTTACGGCATGCCGGTCCAAAAGTTCTTAGAAGAGCACAGCATTCCATACATTGTAAGGAAGTAA
- a CDS encoding NAD-dependent protein deacylase: protein MEQEIQHLFDQAKHIVFLTGAGVSTASGIPDFRSANGLYTQDKNAEYYLSHRYFATDPDGFYNFCKKNLYFPDAKPNVIHEKQAALTQQDRATVITQNIDNLYEEAGATHLIDFHGNLYHVYCEKCKESVPVADYLKSRIHAKDGGPLRPDIVLYDEGIKQDDVINSVRAMQAADLIVIVGTSMKVYPFAGLLQYGNPAAQVLAINQQKLDLPVKFTMVQTDATKFFAELNV, encoded by the coding sequence ATGGAACAGGAAATTCAACACTTATTTGATCAGGCCAAGCACATCGTCTTCTTGACCGGGGCCGGGGTTTCTACGGCCTCCGGGATTCCAGACTTTCGCTCGGCTAACGGACTCTACACCCAGGACAAGAACGCGGAATACTACCTCAGTCACCGCTATTTTGCGACCGATCCCGACGGCTTTTACAACTTCTGCAAGAAGAACCTCTACTTCCCGGATGCCAAGCCGAACGTGATCCACGAAAAGCAGGCGGCCCTGACCCAGCAGGACCGGGCGACGGTAATCACCCAGAACATCGACAACCTCTACGAAGAGGCGGGGGCAACCCACCTGATCGACTTCCACGGCAACCTCTACCACGTCTACTGTGAAAAGTGCAAGGAGAGCGTGCCGGTGGCCGATTACCTGAAGAGCCGGATCCATGCCAAGGACGGCGGTCCGCTGCGTCCCGACATCGTCCTCTACGACGAGGGAATCAAGCAGGACGACGTGATCAATTCCGTCCGGGCGATGCAGGCGGCCGATCTGATCGTGATTGTGGGAACCTCGATGAAGGTCTACCCGTTTGCGGGGCTCCTGCAGTACGGCAACCCGGCGGCCCAGGTGCTGGCTATCAACCAGCAAAAGCTCGACCTGCCAGTTAAATTCACGATGGTTCAGACCGACGCCACCAAGTTCTTCGCAGAATTGAACGTATAA